One window of Mauremys reevesii isolate NIE-2019 unplaced genomic scaffold, ASM1616193v1 Contig65, whole genome shotgun sequence genomic DNA carries:
- the LOC120394555 gene encoding A.superbus venom factor 1-like, whose protein sequence is MDCVLNPGKILILEKQKLDGVFQEDAPKSAGEMVGGYKGAEPDVSLTAFVLIALEEAKDICKDQVNSLEVSISKATEYLAQRYQSLTRPYTVALASYALAMVGTLDTEKMLMRASTEGNRWEEPNAHTFNIEGTSYALLKMKKYELTGPIVRWLREQNYYGGEYGSTQATIMVFQALAQYQIDIPLHKELNLIVSIFLSHHSRPIKYRISNEDALVARTAELKWNEDFTVKAEGTGQATVTVTIIYNAKRKEDESQCKKFDLRVSVEEAQGGSSVWLMPQCLSSMSPCSLASHQTWRILREYVSLSQGINRYISKFEINKAPSDRSNLIIYVDKVSHREEECLQFKAHQFFEVGLIQPASVTVYDYYSIDGRCTKFYHPSNQSGLFNMICHRGICRCAEESCFMQQKIEGPITQNRRMEEACKPGVDYVYKTRLVRIQQVDSSDYYIMEIVELIKAGTDEDPQGKTRPFISHIKCRESLRLERNKDYLIWALSTDLWPREAELSYIIGKDTWIEKWPNEDECRKPDFQNLCQEFLEFSEAMTMFGCPV, encoded by the exons AATCCTGGAAAAATCCTGATCCTGGAAAAGCAGAAACTGGATGGGGTCTTCCAAGAAGATGCCCCGAAATCCGCTGGAGAGATGGTT GGAGGGTACAAGGGGGCTGAGCCTGATGTCTCTTTAACGGCTTTTGTGCTGATTGCATTGGAAGAGGCCAAGGACATCTGCAAGGATCAAGTCAAC AGTTTGGAAGTCAGCATCAGCAAAGCCACTGAATACTTAGCCCAAAGGTACCAGTCTCTAACCAGACCGTACACTGTGGCTCTTGCATCCTATGCCTTAGCCATGGTGGGGACACTGGACACTGAGAAGATGCTCATGAGAGCTTCGACAG AGGGAAATCGCTGGGAAGAGCCAAACGCCCACACCTTCAACATTGAGGGCACCTCGTACGCCTTGCTGAAAATGAAGAAGTATGAGTTGACTGGTCCCATAGTCAGATGGCTGAGAGAGCAGAACTACTATGGAGGAGAATATGGATCTACCCAA GCGACCATCATGGTGTTCCAGGCTCTTGCGCAGTACCAGATAGACATCCCCCTACACAAGGAGCTGAATTTGATTGTTTCTATTTTCCTGTCACATCATTCTAGGCCTATAAAGTACAGAATCTCAAATGAGGATGCTCTAGTGGCCAGAACAGCAGAG CTCAAATGGAATGAAGACTTCACTGTGAAGGCAGAAGGAACTGGACAAGCAACAGTAACAGTAACGATAATTTATAACGCAAAGCGAAAGGAAGATGAATCTCAGTGTAAGAAGTTTGACCTGAGGGTATCGGTTGAAGAAGCCCAGGGTG GTTCCTCGGTGTGGTTGATGCCACAATGTCTATCATCGATGTCTCCATGCTCACTGGCTTCTCACCAGACATGGAGGATCTTAAGAGAGTACGTCAGT CTTTCCCAAGGGATCAACAGATACATTTCCAAGTTTGAAATCAACAAAGCCCCATCCGACAGAAGCAACCTCATAATCTATGTGGACAAG GTTTCTCACAGAGAGGAGGAATGCCTGCAGTTTAAAGCTCACCAGTTTTTCGAAGTGGGGCTCATTCAGCCGGCATCCGTCACAGTCTACGACTATTACAGCATAG ATGGCCGGTGCACCAAGTTCTACCACCCGTCTAACCAGAGCGGGCTCTTCAATATGATCTGTCACAGGGGCATCTGCCGGTGTGCAGAAG AAAGCTGCTTCATGCAGCAGAAGATAGAGGGTCCAATCACCCAGAACAGACGAATGGAGGAAGCCTGCAAACCTGGAGTGGATTATG tGTATAAAACCAGGCTTGTTAGAATTCAACAAGTGGATAGTTCTGACTACTACATCATGGAAATTGTGGAACTCATTAAGGCAG GGACTGATGAAGATCCACAAGGAAAAACCCGCCCATTCATCAGCCACATAAAATGCAGGGAGTCTCTGAGGCTGGAGCGTAACAAAGACTACTTGATCTGGGCACTCAGCACCGACTTGTGGCCCAGGGAAGCTGA GCTATCCTACATCATTGGCAAGGACACCTGGATCGAGAAGTGGCCCAACGAGGACGAATGCCGGAAGCCGGAtttccagaacctctgccaggaaTTCCTTGAGTTCTCTGAAGCCATGACCATGTTTGGCTGCCCAGTCTAA